The Anabrus simplex isolate iqAnaSimp1 chromosome 1, ASM4041472v1, whole genome shotgun sequence genome window below encodes:
- the LOC136858565 gene encoding tRNA N(3)-methylcytidine methyltransferase METTL6 isoform X2, translating into MWHGDVTIRLGHIHGCLKLVFGSTWPKLEKYSMEGEHERQSLKEENPPNFTKTAFNYQARELTDEERLLLEKQNSRLVTGYQAAKLERDAKKYWDLFYKRNDTRFFKDRHWTTREFEELLGATTCSSTRVLLEVGCGVGNFLFPLIEEGLDLFVYACDISAEAIRLLKENPLYSDNIKAFQADITSDQLLSEIPEESVNIVTLIFVLSAIHPDKFSSSLRTIFRVSQPGGIVLFRDYGLYDMAQLRFKAGNKISENCYMRQDGTSIFLKSASLRTSSHTATQKEL; encoded by the exons ATGTGGCATGGCGATGTCACTATTCGCTTGGGGCATATCCATGGATGTTTAAAACTTGTTTTCG GAAGCACGTGGCCGAAGCTTGAGAAGTACAGTATGGAAGGAGAGCATGAAAGACAGAGTCTAAAAGAAGAAAATCCCCCTAATTTTACTAAGACCGCTTTTAACTACCAGGCAAGAGAACTTACGGATGAAGAGCGCTTACTGTTAGAGAAACAAAATTCTCGGTTGGTAACTGGTTATCAAGCAGCCAAGTTGGAGCGTGATGCCAAGAAGTATTGGGATCTGTTTTACAAGAGAAACGATACTCGTTTTTTTAAAGATCGTCATTGGACGACGAGAGAATTCGAAGAACTTCTTGGAGCCACTACATGCAGTAGTACCAGAGTCTTGCTAGAAGTTGGTTGTGGTGTCGGGAATTTCCTATTTCCATTAATAGAAGAAGGCCTAGATCTGTTTGTGTATGCTTGTGATATTTCTGCTGAAGCCATTCGGCTGTTGAAAGAAAATCCGTTGTACAGTGATAATATAAAAGCCTTTCAGGCTGATATAACGAGCGATCAGCTGCTAAGCGAAATTCCGGAAGAAtctgtgaatattgttactttgataTTTGTATTGTCCGCCATTCATCCGGACAAATTCTCAAGTAGTTTAAGAACAATTTTTCGTGTTTCTCAGCCAGGAGGCATAGTACTCTTTCGTGATTATGGACTTTATGACATGGCTCAGCTTCGGTTTAAGGCCGGTAACAAAATATCTGAAAACTGTTACATGAGGCAGGATGGTACCAG TATCTTTCTGAAATCTGCATCACTAAGGACTTCTTCACACACAGCTACTCAAAAGGAACTGTAG